The Neorhodopirellula lusitana genome contains a region encoding:
- a CDS encoding sulfatase-like hydrolase/transferase, with protein MKNAWITKWSILLLITLTASAAFADTPPRPNIVVIMCDDLGYSDVGFSGAPDIRTPNLDSLAKAGTICTSGYVAHPFCGPSRMGMMSGRYPHAFGGQYNLPPAHAGMEDYNKLGIPIEETTISTVLQNAGYHTGAIGKWHLGEEADYHPNNRGFDDFYGFLGGGHNYFPEQYAPAYQRQSQAGKTNINDYLLPLQHNGKKTTEDEYLTDALSKHAVRFIDEASANDAPFFLYLAYNAPHAPMEAKEEDLAANSHIKNKKRRVVAGMMTAVDRGVGLVTETLKKHGEFDNTLVVFLSDNGGKSVFGSSNAPFRGVKGDSWEGGFRVPMFFHWPNKIPAQSFDYPVSALDFYPTFASLAGVEIPPGKKLDGKNILANMAGGTNPRENDVIFSMRHRAGYSDVSARRGDWKAVRFANQPWRLFNITEDLGELNDLASSNPERLEELISAAEKWSQTHTTPLFFDSPGARDKWYEADMPNFDQTFQIKVGAPPLKPVSHVTDNDVADPVAKAPLMTKSGVKLKRGDSTLEHFIALEKAKWEKNGWTWNKTKVEELFNQIDTDQDGIASGKEKKAHWAK; from the coding sequence ATGAAGAACGCCTGGATTACCAAGTGGAGCATCCTACTGCTGATCACGTTGACGGCTTCGGCAGCTTTTGCAGACACGCCGCCTCGTCCTAATATCGTCGTCATCATGTGTGACGATCTCGGATACTCCGACGTCGGTTTCAGTGGCGCCCCCGACATTCGCACACCGAACTTGGACTCGCTCGCCAAAGCGGGCACGATCTGCACTTCGGGTTACGTCGCGCACCCGTTTTGTGGGCCCAGCCGAATGGGAATGATGTCAGGGCGTTACCCCCATGCTTTTGGCGGCCAATACAACCTGCCGCCCGCGCACGCGGGCATGGAGGACTACAACAAACTCGGTATTCCAATCGAAGAAACCACGATCAGCACCGTTCTTCAAAACGCGGGATACCACACCGGTGCGATCGGCAAATGGCACCTAGGCGAAGAAGCTGACTACCACCCCAATAATCGTGGATTCGACGACTTCTACGGTTTCCTTGGCGGTGGTCACAACTATTTCCCCGAACAATACGCACCGGCTTATCAGCGACAAAGTCAAGCTGGCAAGACGAACATCAACGACTACCTGTTGCCGTTGCAACACAATGGCAAGAAGACAACGGAAGACGAATACCTGACCGACGCTCTTTCCAAACACGCCGTTCGCTTTATTGACGAAGCATCCGCGAATGATGCTCCGTTCTTCCTATACCTTGCGTACAACGCGCCTCACGCTCCGATGGAAGCGAAAGAGGAAGACCTGGCAGCGAATTCGCACATCAAGAACAAGAAACGACGTGTCGTTGCCGGGATGATGACTGCGGTCGATCGGGGAGTTGGTCTTGTCACCGAGACCCTGAAGAAGCACGGCGAGTTCGACAACACGCTGGTTGTCTTCCTAAGCGACAACGGCGGGAAATCGGTTTTTGGCTCCTCCAATGCTCCATTTCGTGGTGTCAAAGGCGATTCTTGGGAAGGCGGTTTTCGGGTGCCGATGTTCTTCCACTGGCCCAACAAAATTCCAGCCCAGAGTTTCGACTATCCAGTATCAGCCTTGGATTTCTACCCAACCTTTGCTTCGCTCGCGGGCGTCGAAATCCCACCGGGTAAAAAGCTCGATGGGAAGAACATCTTGGCGAACATGGCCGGTGGAACCAATCCACGCGAAAACGATGTGATCTTTTCGATGCGACATCGCGCCGGCTACAGCGATGTCAGCGCCCGACGCGGCGATTGGAAAGCGGTTCGCTTCGCCAACCAACCTTGGCGACTCTTCAACATCACCGAAGACCTCGGCGAGCTAAACGACCTCGCTTCGAGCAATCCTGAACGACTCGAAGAGCTGATCAGTGCCGCTGAAAAGTGGAGCCAGACCCACACGACGCCGCTGTTCTTTGATTCCCCGGGCGCCCGCGACAAGTGGTACGAAGCGGATATGCCCAACTTCGACCAAACGTTTCAAATCAAGGTCGGTGCGCCGCCACTGAAACCGGTCTCGCACGTCACGGACAACGATGTCGCCGATCCGGTTGCTAAGGCGCCGTTGATGACGAAATCGGGTGTCAAGCTGAAACGTGGCGATAGCACGCTGGAGCACTTCATCGCGTTGGAGAAAGCCAAGTGGGAAAAGAACGGCTGGACTTGGAACAAAACCAAGGTGGAAGAATTGTTCAACCAAATTGACACTGACCAAGACGGCATCGCCTCAGGCAAGGAGAAGAAAGCCCACTGGGCGAAGTGA
- a CDS encoding sulfatase: MTRLTTATRAMGLAIVLLAFHHMTVRADAPQRPNVLFIAIDDVNDWVGPLGGHPQAKTPHLDRFCEQGAVVFQNAVCPAPVCCPSRSALLSGFMPNHTGVYGNLSNILDSPITKTHATLPEYFTQHGYHSLSTGKIFHKHATETGADWGQWAFDTFRHTTPENRPDRSRLTHQGLGIVNGAKAKGPAPKYSWGALSWGPTEEPLQETKDFTSAEWAGQQLQKSWNQPFFMAIGISKPHLPWVVPQEFFDLYDLETLQTADIKPDDLDDIKRPNGENAYQPQPDYEWVVENGILKEATRAYLASVSYADACLGVIFEALQKSEHADNTIVVVWGDHGYHLGEKLRFKKSTLWRESARTPLIVRLPSMKKQQVCQRVVNLVDLYPTLIELCGLPEKELDGRDISPLLSTPDMPWKHPGVTVADYGTSVLTEDWHYLETKSGNKEFYDLRNDEMEWKNLIGSPEYAATIAELAKSVPRNRAKSVVAREVPKKNKREDAALDDTLKSTRDLSVLQ, encoded by the coding sequence ATGACACGATTGACAACCGCTACGAGAGCGATGGGCCTCGCCATTGTGCTACTTGCGTTTCATCACATGACGGTCAGGGCGGATGCTCCCCAGCGTCCTAACGTGTTGTTCATTGCGATTGATGACGTCAATGACTGGGTCGGGCCGCTGGGCGGACATCCGCAGGCCAAGACGCCCCACCTGGATCGGTTCTGTGAACAAGGTGCGGTGGTTTTTCAGAACGCGGTGTGCCCCGCGCCGGTTTGTTGTCCTTCGCGTTCAGCGTTGTTGTCAGGGTTCATGCCGAACCACACCGGTGTGTACGGCAACCTGTCAAACATCCTTGACTCACCCATCACGAAGACGCATGCGACGCTTCCCGAGTACTTCACTCAGCACGGGTATCACTCGCTTTCCACCGGCAAGATCTTCCACAAGCATGCAACCGAAACCGGAGCCGATTGGGGGCAGTGGGCGTTTGATACGTTCCGTCATACCACACCCGAAAATCGCCCAGACCGCTCGCGTTTGACCCATCAGGGCCTGGGGATCGTTAACGGTGCAAAAGCAAAGGGACCTGCTCCGAAATACAGTTGGGGCGCATTGAGTTGGGGGCCGACCGAGGAGCCACTGCAAGAAACGAAGGATTTCACTTCCGCAGAATGGGCGGGACAGCAATTGCAGAAAAGTTGGAACCAACCGTTCTTCATGGCGATCGGAATCAGCAAGCCACACCTCCCCTGGGTTGTCCCTCAGGAGTTCTTCGACCTCTACGATCTCGAGACGCTGCAAACGGCCGATATCAAACCGGATGATCTCGACGACATCAAACGGCCCAACGGAGAGAACGCCTACCAACCCCAGCCCGACTATGAATGGGTAGTTGAAAACGGGATTCTGAAGGAGGCAACTCGCGCCTACCTCGCTTCAGTGAGTTACGCCGATGCCTGTTTGGGCGTCATCTTCGAGGCTCTTCAAAAGAGCGAACATGCCGATAACACGATCGTGGTCGTCTGGGGTGACCATGGGTATCACCTCGGTGAGAAATTGCGGTTCAAGAAAAGCACGTTGTGGAGGGAATCTGCCCGAACGCCGCTGATCGTTCGTCTGCCGTCGATGAAAAAACAGCAGGTGTGTCAACGCGTGGTGAACTTGGTGGATCTCTATCCCACCCTGATCGAACTTTGTGGTCTGCCTGAAAAAGAATTGGACGGTCGAGACATTTCACCGCTTCTATCCACACCGGACATGCCTTGGAAGCATCCGGGAGTCACGGTCGCTGATTATGGAACGTCCGTCCTGACCGAAGATTGGCACTATCTGGAAACCAAGTCAGGTAACAAAGAATTCTATGACTTGCGAAACGACGAAATGGAATGGAAAAACCTAATCGGTTCACCGGAGTACGCTGCTACGATCGCCGAACTCGCAAAGTCCGTACCTCGCAACCGAGCCAAAAGTGTAGTGGCCCGGGAGGTCCCCAAAAAGAACAAACGCGAGGACGCAGCTCTCGATGACACGCTGAAATCAACGCGTGATCTTAGTGTGCTTCAGTAG